A stretch of Kaistella flava (ex Peng et al. 2021) DNA encodes these proteins:
- a CDS encoding PIG-L family deacetylase has protein sequence MSFFISLLFSAQSVPMSSAEIYDDLLRLQNNTTVMYLAAHPDDENTRIISWLTHEKHVDAVYLSLTRGDGGQNLIGTEKGELLGLLRTQELLEARKVDKGRQWFTRALDFGYSKTATETLKFWDKQKILADVVWAIRKNKPEIIITRFDPNSNGETHGHHTASALLAMEAFDLAGDPTAFPEQLKYVKVWQPKRMFYNTSWWFFGSKENFEKSDKTGLFSINVGSYYSTLGTSNNEISSKSRSKHACQGFGMALERGSDKEYLKFLKGDKPKTNDIFEGIKLSTESGTLKTEMDKLISDYQFNNPQNSLNNLLQVYELLKKNNADDLKLQQAKDLILKTQGIYFEWTTANGFGTLNQEITTQLEIANRSNKNINVTISGKDNKEILANESYKATEKLKLDDPKISNPYWLQETPKNNLYVVNNPQDIGQPEILNPVKKAITINFGSTKIDFNIPLKQKTVNPSIGERYEPFYTVPSFVANFDQENFMFSNQPKQIAVEVESFVANSSAKVSLKASKDWKVSSPQTIDFKEIGEKKKVLFTIEPISKNANSFIEAIVESNGKIYNQSLSVVDYPHIDRQIWIKNAQAKIQNLDLKIPNVKIAYLKGSGDEIPSSLRAIGLHVDELDLKNWNPSLLKKYDVLILGIRIYNTQPEMALINKDLWNFIENGGLVINQYNVNRGLLTNEIAPFKLKLGANRISEEDAKLKFLVPNSPVFNVPNKITEKDMDNWVQERGLYFADDWDQNLIPLLEGNDTGESPQKGILLAGKYGKGTYVYTGLSFFRELPAGVPGAYKLFMNILALGNTKK, from the coding sequence ATGAGTTTTTTTATATCCCTTTTATTTTCAGCACAGTCGGTACCAATGAGTTCAGCAGAAATTTACGATGATTTGCTTCGGTTGCAAAATAATACCACAGTCATGTATTTGGCTGCACATCCCGATGACGAAAACACCAGAATTATTTCCTGGTTGACGCACGAAAAACATGTTGATGCAGTTTATCTTTCATTAACTCGTGGCGATGGCGGACAAAATTTAATCGGTACCGAAAAAGGAGAATTATTAGGATTACTCCGAACCCAAGAACTTTTAGAAGCCCGAAAAGTGGATAAAGGAAGACAATGGTTTACGCGAGCTTTAGATTTTGGTTATTCGAAAACGGCTACCGAAACTTTGAAGTTTTGGGATAAGCAGAAAATTTTAGCAGACGTTGTTTGGGCAATCCGTAAAAATAAACCAGAAATTATCATTACCCGTTTTGATCCAAATTCGAATGGCGAAACTCATGGTCATCATACTGCTTCAGCACTTTTAGCCATGGAAGCATTTGATTTGGCGGGAGATCCAACTGCTTTTCCGGAACAATTGAAATATGTAAAAGTGTGGCAACCTAAAAGAATGTTTTATAATACCAGTTGGTGGTTTTTCGGCAGTAAAGAAAACTTTGAAAAATCAGACAAGACTGGTTTATTCTCCATCAATGTCGGATCTTATTATTCTACACTCGGAACTTCTAATAACGAAATCTCTTCTAAAAGCAGAAGCAAGCACGCTTGTCAAGGTTTTGGGATGGCTTTAGAAAGAGGCTCAGATAAAGAATATTTAAAATTTTTAAAAGGTGACAAACCAAAAACCAATGATATTTTCGAAGGTATTAAACTATCAACAGAAAGCGGAACTCTTAAAACTGAAATGGACAAATTGATTTCTGATTATCAATTTAATAATCCACAAAATTCTTTAAATAATCTCCTTCAAGTTTATGAACTTTTGAAAAAAAATAACGCAGATGATTTAAAATTGCAACAGGCAAAAGATTTAATTTTAAAAACGCAGGGAATCTATTTTGAATGGACGACAGCAAATGGTTTCGGAACATTAAATCAAGAAATTACAACCCAACTGGAAATAGCCAATAGAAGCAATAAAAACATCAATGTCACGATTTCTGGAAAAGATAACAAAGAAATTTTAGCCAACGAATCTTATAAAGCAACAGAGAAATTAAAACTGGATGATCCGAAAATATCCAATCCTTATTGGCTTCAGGAAACACCGAAAAATAATTTATATGTGGTGAATAATCCACAAGACATCGGACAACCTGAAATTTTGAATCCTGTAAAAAAAGCAATTACGATCAACTTTGGTTCTACAAAAATTGATTTCAATATTCCTTTAAAACAAAAAACAGTAAATCCATCTATTGGTGAACGTTACGAACCATTTTACACCGTTCCTTCTTTTGTGGCGAATTTTGATCAGGAAAATTTCATGTTTAGCAATCAACCAAAACAAATAGCCGTTGAAGTCGAAAGTTTCGTAGCCAATTCATCTGCGAAAGTTTCATTAAAAGCAAGTAAAGACTGGAAAGTTTCATCACCACAAACAATTGATTTTAAAGAAATTGGTGAAAAGAAAAAAGTATTATTTACCATAGAACCAATTTCGAAAAACGCCAATTCTTTTATAGAAGCCATCGTAGAATCAAATGGAAAAATATATAACCAATCTTTAAGCGTAGTAGATTATCCGCATATCGACCGACAAATTTGGATTAAAAATGCGCAGGCAAAAATTCAAAATTTAGATTTAAAAATTCCGAATGTTAAGATAGCTTATCTAAAAGGTTCTGGCGATGAGATCCCGTCTTCATTAAGAGCAATTGGTTTACACGTTGATGAGTTGGATTTAAAAAACTGGAATCCGTCGCTACTAAAAAAATATGATGTTTTAATTTTAGGAATAAGAATTTATAATACGCAGCCAGAAATGGCTTTGATCAATAAAGACCTTTGGAACTTTATAGAAAACGGCGGTTTGGTGATTAATCAATACAATGTTAACCGCGGTTTACTAACCAATGAAATTGCACCTTTCAAATTAAAACTCGGAGCAAATAGAATTTCTGAAGAAGATGCAAAACTGAAATTCCTGGTTCCTAATAGTCCTGTATTTAATGTTCCAAATAAAATTACAGAAAAAGATATGGACAATTGGGTTCAGGAAAGAGGATTATATTTCGCGGACGATTGGGATCAAAATTTAATTCCACTTTTAGAAGGAAATGATACGGGCGAATCTCCGCAAAAAGGAATTTTATTAGCAGGAAAATATGGAAAAGGAACTTATGTTTATACGGGTTTATCGTTCTTCCGAGAATTACCGGCGGGAGTTCCGGGAGCGTATAAATTATTTATGAATATCTTGGCGTTGGGAAACACGAAAAAGTAA
- a CDS encoding sodium:solute symporter — protein MKNLDWLVLIFVLLFIVIYGIYKSKKVKTSESFLGGKTNPWWMVGLSIMATQASAITFLSTPGQAYHDGLGFVQFYFGLPIAMVILCVWVLPKFFKMNVLTAYEYLEKRFGLSTRILTAILFLIQRGLAAGITIFAPAIILSTILGWNLILTNIVIGSLVTIYTLVGGTEAVSQTQKQQMFVIFIGMFLAFFLIVQKLPLDLNDALLYSGKMGKLNAVSFEFNLNNRYNIWSAFLGGTFLFLSYFGTDQSQVQRYLTGKSLKEARLGLLFNGLFKIPMQFFILFIGVMVFVFFQFEKTPLNFNPLSQSLKNNTEYQALNSDYDQIHEEKKQKIIAWKTDHSEKVMSELKDLQAKEVVIREDVKKLINKEAPDIESNDKDYVFIYYILNYLPTGIVGLLIAVILSAAMSSTSSELNALATTTVVDIYKRNFAPNISEKKYLNASRLFTLMWGMVAIFFAVNASLFENLIQAVNIIGSLFYGVILGVFAIAFLFPKIGGKATMWSILIVEPVIILLYFLDVKEVIELEFLWLNPIGCLLMIGVASLLEGVMNKVKV, from the coding sequence ATGAAGAATTTAGATTGGCTGGTTTTAATTTTCGTGCTGTTATTCATCGTAATTTACGGGATTTATAAATCCAAAAAAGTAAAAACATCGGAATCATTTTTAGGCGGAAAAACCAATCCGTGGTGGATGGTTGGGTTGTCGATTATGGCGACACAAGCGAGTGCCATTACGTTTTTATCAACACCCGGACAAGCCTATCATGACGGTTTGGGATTCGTGCAGTTTTATTTTGGGTTGCCGATTGCGATGGTGATTCTCTGCGTTTGGGTCCTTCCGAAATTTTTCAAAATGAACGTTTTAACAGCGTATGAATATTTAGAAAAACGATTCGGACTTTCTACCAGGATTTTAACAGCAATTCTATTTTTAATTCAAAGAGGTTTGGCAGCAGGGATTACGATTTTTGCTCCGGCCATTATTCTATCCACTATTTTAGGTTGGAATCTGATCTTAACCAATATCGTGATCGGAAGTCTGGTGACGATTTATACTTTAGTTGGTGGTACCGAAGCCGTAAGTCAGACGCAAAAACAACAGATGTTTGTGATCTTCATTGGGATGTTTTTGGCCTTTTTTCTCATCGTGCAAAAATTACCTTTGGATTTAAATGATGCACTCCTCTACTCCGGAAAAATGGGGAAACTCAATGCTGTAAGTTTTGAATTTAATTTGAACAACCGCTATAATATTTGGTCTGCATTTTTGGGTGGAACGTTTTTGTTTCTGAGTTATTTCGGTACCGATCAAAGTCAGGTGCAAAGATATCTCACCGGAAAAAGTTTGAAGGAAGCAAGACTTGGATTGCTTTTCAACGGCTTATTCAAAATCCCAATGCAATTCTTTATTCTATTTATTGGAGTTATGGTTTTCGTTTTTTTCCAGTTTGAAAAGACACCTTTAAATTTTAATCCACTTTCACAATCCCTTAAAAACAATACAGAATATCAAGCCTTGAATTCTGATTACGATCAAATTCACGAAGAGAAAAAACAAAAAATCATCGCCTGGAAAACCGATCATTCCGAAAAAGTAATGTCGGAACTGAAAGATCTTCAGGCAAAAGAAGTCGTCATCAGAGAAGATGTAAAAAAATTAATCAATAAAGAAGCGCCGGATATTGAATCGAATGATAAGGATTATGTGTTCATTTACTATATCCTCAATTATTTACCAACCGGAATTGTCGGATTATTGATCGCAGTTATTCTCTCTGCAGCGATGAGTTCTACTTCTTCAGAACTGAATGCTTTGGCCACAACCACGGTCGTCGATATCTATAAAAGAAATTTCGCTCCCAATATTTCAGAGAAAAAATATTTGAATGCTTCCAGATTGTTCACCTTAATGTGGGGAATGGTCGCCATTTTCTTTGCGGTGAATGCGAGTTTGTTTGAAAACTTAATTCAGGCCGTGAACATTATTGGTTCCTTATTCTATGGAGTTATTCTCGGCGTATTTGCCATCGCCTTTCTCTTTCCAAAAATAGGTGGCAAAGCTACCATGTGGAGTATTTTAATAGTAGAACCTGTGATTATTTTACTTTACTTTTTAGATGTAAAAGAGGTTATTGAACTGGAGTTTTTGTGGCTGAATCCTATTGGGTGTTTGTTGATGATTGGGGTTGCGAGTTTGTTGGAGGGAGTTATGAACAAAGTGAAGGTATAA
- a CDS encoding (deoxy)nucleoside triphosphate pyrophosphohydrolase: MKKVEVVAAIIYFENKILCVQRAKNKLPYISEKFEFPGGKIEKGETKKDALKRELLEELNVEANIKSLFLTVVHQYPDFELTMHSFICEVASKDITLHEHISQEWLSLTELRKLDWAAADIPIVDKLVMNG, encoded by the coding sequence ATGAAAAAAGTTGAAGTAGTTGCTGCGATAATATATTTTGAAAATAAAATTTTATGTGTTCAACGAGCTAAAAATAAATTGCCATATATCTCTGAAAAATTTGAATTCCCTGGTGGAAAAATTGAAAAGGGAGAAACTAAAAAGGATGCTTTAAAACGCGAATTATTAGAAGAGTTAAATGTTGAAGCAAATATAAAATCATTATTTCTAACCGTCGTACATCAATATCCAGATTTTGAATTAACAATGCACAGTTTCATTTGTGAGGTTGCTTCAAAAGATATTACACTACACGAACATATTTCGCAGGAGTGGTTATCATTAACTGAGCTTCGCAAACTTGATTGGGCAGCAGCTGATATTCCAATCGTAGATAAATTAGTGATGAATGGATAA
- a CDS encoding DUF3427 domain-containing protein, protein MSVAFVTTSGVATIINKLKELENREIKGKILVSQYLNFTQPEALKRLSQFKNIDLRIATTGNAHAKGYIFKNKQHFNLIVGSSNLTAQALSTNKEWNIKVSALDESGLVEKVLTEFHSDFEKATLVTKEYILSYEEIYQNQFILNEAKRFETIIESSPVVNPNTMQIEALENLKNLRKDNKNKALIVSATGTGKTYLSAFDAKAFNPKKLLFVVHRLTIAKDSLNTFQKVFGNSKTMGLYSGEKRELNCDFVFSTIQTISKSEHLENFTKDHFDYIIIDETHRSGADSYLRLLDYFEPKFLLGMTATPERSDGNDIFKLFDHNIAYEIRLNRAMEEEMLCPFHYYGVTDLLIDDTTIDNKSDFNLLISTERINRIVEQAKFYGSDNGITRGLIFCSRKKEAIELSDLFNLKGYKTIALTGDSSEEERAESIELLESDNLTEKLDYIFTVDIFNEGIDIPKINQIIMLRPTESAIIFIQQLGRGLRKVDGKGYLTVIDFIGNYENNYLIPVALYGDTSYNKDSLRKLITEGSRMIPGSSTINFDEITKERIFQSIDSANMQLLADLKKDYNLLKFKLGRIPMMMDFIEHGSRDPFLYVNYSGSYYNFIVKVDKDYNSSLSPQQVKLLELFSREINNSKRVEESYILRELLLNNKLTISAFKNAIYKSYNYNVPQETIESCIENLNFLFIRKNEKIIYLHDDTFYFHKEFLATLEDKTFKAFLLDSVNYSIITFEKLYKEEYYKNGLILYNKYSRKDVCRLLNWEKDISSTVYGYRTKSGSTPCFVTYHKSDEIESTIKYNDHFINPSTFAWESRSNRRIQSNEIKDVINSKRILLFVKKEDGEGTDFYYMGDVSIVPDSIEQSYMQNTNSPVVHFKFQLEQPVVDSIYNYITTDKKLKLSEENSIVETEAVVLDDEKDSKNKIPLYNFYAAAGTFSEMQSEKDFTLIEGPENINKNNNYFACKIVGDSMNRVIPNGSICLFKTDSGGSRNGKIVLVENRNIQDQDFNSAFTIKTYSSEKTVSAEGWKHDSIILRPNSFDDSYKNIIINEENGEGMRIVGEFVSILVNDK, encoded by the coding sequence ATTTCAGTAGCATTTGTTACCACAAGCGGCGTTGCGACAATAATTAACAAATTAAAGGAATTAGAAAACCGTGAAATAAAAGGAAAAATTTTAGTTTCACAATACTTAAATTTCACTCAACCAGAAGCACTAAAAAGATTATCTCAATTCAAAAATATCGATTTAAGAATTGCGACAACAGGAAATGCTCATGCAAAAGGATACATCTTTAAAAATAAACAGCATTTCAATTTAATTGTCGGAAGCAGCAATTTAACTGCGCAAGCTTTGTCAACAAACAAAGAATGGAATATAAAAGTTTCTGCTTTAGATGAAAGTGGACTTGTTGAAAAAGTACTTACTGAATTCCATTCAGATTTTGAAAAAGCAACACTTGTAACAAAAGAGTATATTTTGTCGTACGAGGAAATATATCAAAATCAATTTATTTTAAACGAAGCAAAAAGATTTGAAACCATTATTGAATCTTCGCCTGTTGTAAATCCTAATACAATGCAAATTGAGGCATTGGAAAATTTAAAAAATTTACGAAAAGACAATAAAAATAAAGCGTTAATAGTTTCCGCGACAGGAACAGGAAAAACTTATTTATCAGCTTTTGATGCGAAGGCTTTCAATCCAAAAAAATTATTATTTGTAGTTCATAGATTAACTATTGCAAAAGATTCTCTAAATACATTTCAAAAAGTTTTCGGGAATAGTAAAACAATGGGATTATATTCTGGCGAAAAGAGAGAATTAAATTGTGACTTCGTGTTTTCAACAATTCAGACAATATCAAAATCTGAACATTTAGAAAATTTCACAAAAGATCATTTTGATTATATAATTATTGACGAAACTCATAGATCAGGGGCAGATTCATATCTACGTCTTTTAGATTACTTTGAACCAAAGTTTCTTTTAGGAATGACCGCGACTCCTGAAAGATCAGATGGTAATGATATTTTTAAATTATTCGACCATAATATTGCTTACGAAATAAGACTTAATAGAGCAATGGAAGAAGAAATGCTTTGTCCGTTTCATTATTATGGTGTTACTGATTTATTAATAGATGACACCACAATTGATAATAAATCCGATTTTAATCTTTTAATTTCTACGGAGAGAATTAATAGAATTGTTGAGCAGGCAAAATTTTACGGAAGTGATAATGGTATCACTCGAGGTTTAATATTTTGTTCAAGAAAAAAAGAGGCGATTGAACTATCTGATTTATTTAACTTAAAAGGTTATAAAACAATTGCTTTAACCGGAGATAGTTCAGAAGAAGAAAGAGCAGAATCGATTGAACTATTAGAATCTGACAATTTAACTGAGAAGTTAGACTATATTTTCACAGTAGATATTTTCAATGAAGGTATTGATATTCCAAAAATTAATCAGATTATCATGCTTCGTCCGACTGAATCTGCAATTATATTCATTCAGCAACTAGGGAGAGGATTACGAAAAGTTGATGGGAAAGGATATTTAACTGTTATAGATTTTATTGGTAACTACGAAAATAATTATTTGATACCAGTTGCTTTGTATGGTGATACTTCATACAATAAAGACTCTTTAAGAAAATTGATTACAGAGGGAAGCAGGATGATTCCCGGTTCTTCAACAATTAATTTTGATGAAATAACGAAAGAAAGAATATTTCAATCTATAGATTCAGCCAATATGCAATTATTAGCTGATTTGAAAAAAGATTATAATCTTTTAAAATTCAAGTTGGGAAGAATTCCAATGATGATGGATTTTATAGAACATGGTTCTAGAGATCCTTTTTTATATGTGAATTATTCAGGTTCTTATTATAACTTCATCGTTAAAGTTGATAAAGATTACAATTCTTCATTATCACCACAACAAGTAAAACTTTTAGAACTTTTTTCAAGAGAGATAAACAATTCTAAAAGAGTTGAAGAAAGTTATATTTTAAGAGAGCTTTTATTAAATAACAAACTTACTATATCAGCATTTAAAAATGCTATTTACAAGTCGTACAATTATAATGTACCGCAAGAAACCATAGAATCATGTATTGAGAATTTAAACTTTCTATTTATCAGGAAGAATGAGAAAATAATTTACTTACATGATGATACTTTCTATTTTCACAAAGAGTTTTTAGCAACGTTAGAAGATAAAACGTTTAAAGCTTTTTTATTAGATTCTGTAAATTATTCCATTATTACTTTTGAAAAATTATATAAAGAAGAATATTATAAAAATGGGTTAATCCTTTATAATAAATATAGTAGAAAAGATGTGTGTCGATTATTGAATTGGGAAAAAGATATTAGTAGCACTGTTTATGGTTATAGAACAAAATCGGGATCTACACCATGTTTTGTTACATATCATAAATCTGATGAAATAGAAAGTACGATCAAATATAATGATCATTTTATAAATCCTTCAACTTTTGCATGGGAATCTAGATCAAACAGAAGAATTCAAAGTAATGAAATTAAAGATGTAATTAATTCTAAACGTATTCTACTATTTGTGAAAAAGGAAGACGGAGAAGGAACTGATTTTTATTATATGGGAGATGTTTCTATAGTGCCAGATTCGATTGAGCAAAGTTATATGCAGAATACTAATTCGCCAGTTGTCCATTTTAAATTTCAGCTCGAGCAACCTGTAGTAGATAGTATTTATAATTATATAACGACTGATAAAAAATTAAAGCTAAGTGAAGAAAACAGTATAGTTGAAACAGAAGCGGTCGTATTAGATGATGAAAAAGATTCGAAAAACAAAATCCCTTTATACAATTTTTACGCTGCTGCAGGAACCTTTAGTGAAATGCAATCAGAAAAAGATTTCACTTTAATTGAAGGTCCAGAAAATATCAATAAAAACAATAATTACTTTGCTTGTAAAATCGTTGGCGATTCAATGAATAGAGTAATTCCAAATGGTTCAATATGTCTATTTAAAACTGATAGCGGCGGAAGTAGAAATGGGAAAATTGTTTTGGTAGAGAATAGAAATATTCAAGATCAAGATTTTAATTCTGCTTTTACAATTAAAACATATTCTAGCGAAAAAACAGTTTCTGCAGAAGGTTGGAAACATGATTCAATTATTTTGCGACCAAATTCTTTCGATGATTCTTATAAAAACATCATTATTAATGAAGAAAACGGAGAAGGAATGAGAATAGTAGGAGAGTTCGTTTCAATACTTGTAAATGATAAATAA
- a CDS encoding DUF2911 domain-containing protein has translation MKKNFLSLFLVGVFAIGYAQVKTPQPSPSATVKQTIGLSEVSVEYSRPSANERKVFGNLVPMDVVWRTGANGSTDITFGNEASFNGIKVPAGKYALYTIPSANEWEIVLYKDTEQWGAPKELKAEEIVARTKVKAEKNPLFVETFSIGFNDLKTDRANLILSWENTMVKIPIVMDSKKEVLESINATLGKKEAKASDYNQAAGYYFQEKMDLKKALEYATKANEMQPDVFYMLKLKAEIQAANGMKKEAIETAKRSMELAKKASNDDYVKMNADNIAKWSKK, from the coding sequence ATGAAGAAAAATTTCTTATCTCTATTTCTAGTGGGAGTATTTGCAATCGGCTACGCACAAGTGAAAACGCCACAACCTAGCCCGTCTGCGACCGTAAAACAAACGATAGGACTTTCGGAAGTTAGCGTTGAGTATTCGCGACCTTCTGCGAATGAGCGTAAGGTTTTTGGGAATTTGGTGCCGATGGATGTGGTTTGGAGAACTGGGGCGAATGGTTCTACAGATATCACCTTTGGGAATGAGGCGAGTTTTAATGGGATTAAAGTTCCGGCAGGGAAATATGCTTTATATACTATTCCTTCGGCTAACGAGTGGGAAATCGTTCTTTATAAAGATACGGAACAGTGGGGCGCGCCGAAAGAATTGAAAGCGGAGGAAATTGTGGCCAGAACGAAAGTGAAAGCGGAGAAAAATCCATTGTTTGTAGAAACTTTTTCAATCGGTTTTAATGATCTGAAGACTGATAGAGCGAATTTGATTTTAAGTTGGGAGAATACGATGGTGAAAATTCCGATTGTTATGGATTCGAAGAAGGAGGTGTTGGAGTCGATTAATGCTACTTTGGGTAAAAAGGAAGCGAAGGCTTCTGATTATAATCAGGCGGCAGGTTATTATTTCCAAGAGAAGATGGATTTAAAAAAGGCCCTGGAATATGCTACGAAGGCAAATGAAATGCAACCGGATGTTTTTTATATGTTGAAGTTGAAAGCTGAGATTCAAGCCGCAAATGGAATGAAGAAAGAGGCGATCGAAACCGCCAAGAGATCAATGGAGTTGGCAAAGAAAGCGAGCAATGATGATTATGTGAAAATGAATGCGGATAATATTGCGAAGTGGAGTAAGAAGTAA